A region from the Citrobacter koseri ATCC BAA-895 genome encodes:
- a CDS encoding diacylglycerol kinase: MANNTTGFTRIIKAAGYSWKGFRAAWVNEAAFRQESIAVLAGVLIACWLDVDAITRVLLIGSVMLVMIVEILNSAIEAVVDRIGSEYHELSGRAKDMGSAAVLLSIFVALMTWGLLLWSHFR, from the coding sequence ATGGCCAATAATACCACTGGATTCACCCGAATCATTAAAGCCGCAGGCTATTCCTGGAAAGGTTTTCGCGCCGCATGGGTCAACGAAGCGGCGTTTCGCCAGGAAAGCATCGCCGTGCTGGCAGGTGTGCTGATTGCCTGCTGGCTGGATGTGGATGCCATTACTCGCGTACTGCTGATTGGTTCTGTGATGCTGGTGATGATTGTTGAAATCCTTAACAGCGCCATTGAAGCTGTTGTTGACCGTATTGGCTCTGAATACCATGAACTCTCCGGTCGCGCGAAGGACATGGGGTCTGCGGCGGTGCTGCTGTCTATTTTCGTCGCGCTGATGACCTGGGGTCTCCTGCTATGGTCACATTTCCGCTAA
- the ubiA gene encoding 4-hydroxybenzoate octaprenyltransferase: protein MEWSLTQNKLLAFHRLMRTDKPIGALLLLWPTLWALWVATPGVPQLWILAVFVAGVWLMRAAGCVVNDYADRKFDGHVKRTANRPLPSGAVTEKEARTLFVVLVALSFLLVLTLNTMTILLSIAALALAWVYPFMKRYTHLPQVVLGAAFGWSIPMAFAAVSESVPLSCWLMFLANILWAVAYDTQYAMVDRDDDLKIGIKSTAILFGRHDKLIIGILQIAVLALMALIGWLNGLGWGYYWSVLVAGALFVYQQKLIVGREREACFKAFMNNNYVGLVLFLGLAMSYVG, encoded by the coding sequence ATGGAGTGGAGTCTGACGCAGAATAAGCTGTTGGCGTTTCACCGCCTGATGCGTACGGATAAGCCAATCGGCGCCTTACTGCTGCTCTGGCCGACATTATGGGCGCTGTGGGTAGCGACGCCGGGAGTACCGCAACTGTGGATTCTGGCGGTGTTTGTCGCCGGGGTCTGGTTAATGCGCGCCGCCGGTTGCGTGGTCAACGATTATGCCGATCGTAAGTTTGATGGACATGTGAAACGCACGGCCAACCGACCGTTGCCCAGCGGGGCGGTCACGGAGAAAGAGGCGCGCACGCTGTTTGTCGTACTGGTAGCGCTCTCCTTCCTGCTGGTGTTAACGCTGAATACGATGACCATTCTGCTGTCGATTGCGGCGCTGGCGCTGGCGTGGGTCTATCCCTTCATGAAGCGTTACACCCATTTGCCGCAGGTTGTGCTGGGCGCGGCGTTTGGCTGGTCTATTCCTATGGCGTTTGCGGCGGTGAGTGAGTCCGTGCCGCTGAGCTGCTGGCTGATGTTCCTGGCCAATATCCTCTGGGCGGTAGCCTACGACACGCAGTACGCGATGGTTGACCGGGACGACGATCTGAAAATCGGCATTAAATCGACGGCCATTCTGTTCGGGCGACATGACAAACTTATTATCGGGATTTTGCAGATTGCGGTGCTGGCGCTAATGGCGCTGATTGGCTGGCTGAACGGGCTGGGCTGGGGGTATTACTGGTCGGTGCTGGTGGCTGGCGCGCTGTTTGTGTATCAGCAGAAACTGATTGTCGGGCGCGAACGTGAAGCCTGTTTTAAAGCGTTTATGAACAATAACTACGTCGGCCTGGTGCTGTTTTTAGGGCTGGCGATGAGTTACGTTGGTTGA
- the dinF gene encoding MATE family efflux transporter DinF, which produces MPFFTSSDKALWHLALPMIFSNITVPLLGLVDTAVIGHLDSPVYLGGVAIGATATSFLFMLLLFLRMSTTGLTAQAFGAKNPQALARALVQPLILALSAGALIALLRTPIIDLALHIVGGSEAVLEQARRFLAIRWLSAPASLANLVLLGWLLGVQYARAPVILLIVGNILNIVLDLWLVMGLHMNVQGAALATVIAEYATLLIGLLMVRKVLRLRGVSPGMLKQAWRGNFRRLLALNRDIMLRSLLLQLCFGAITVLGARMGSDIIAVNAVLMTLLTFTAYALDGFAYAVEAHSGQAYGARDGSQLLDVWRAACRQSGIVALLFALVYVLAGEYIIALLTSLPQIQLLADRYLIWQVILPLVGVWCYLLDGMFIGATRAAEMRNSMAVAAAGFALTLLTIPLLGNHGLWLALTVFLALRGLSLAFIWRRHWRKGTWFA; this is translated from the coding sequence ATGCCTTTCTTCACATCCTCTGACAAAGCACTCTGGCACCTCGCCTTACCCATGATTTTTTCCAACATCACCGTTCCCTTACTGGGTCTGGTGGATACGGCTGTTATTGGTCATCTCGATAGCCCCGTCTATCTGGGTGGTGTTGCCATTGGCGCAACCGCAACCAGCTTCCTTTTCATGCTGTTGCTCTTCTTACGCATGAGCACTACCGGGTTAACGGCGCAGGCCTTTGGCGCGAAAAATCCGCAAGCGCTGGCGAGAGCGTTGGTGCAACCACTCATCCTGGCGCTGAGCGCGGGGGCGCTGATTGCGCTGCTGCGCACGCCGATTATCGATCTGGCATTGCATATCGTTGGCGGTAGCGAAGCGGTGCTGGAGCAGGCAAGACGCTTTCTGGCGATCCGCTGGCTGAGTGCCCCGGCATCTCTGGCGAATCTGGTTTTGCTTGGTTGGCTGCTTGGCGTTCAGTACGCCCGTGCGCCGGTTATCCTGCTGATTGTCGGGAATATCCTGAACATCGTTCTCGACCTGTGGCTGGTTATGGGGCTGCACATGAACGTGCAGGGGGCTGCGCTGGCGACGGTCATCGCTGAATATGCCACGCTGTTAATTGGTCTGCTGATGGTACGCAAAGTCCTTCGTTTGCGCGGTGTCTCTCCCGGTATGTTGAAACAGGCCTGGCGCGGGAACTTCCGTCGTTTGCTGGCGCTTAATCGCGACATCATGCTGCGTTCGCTGCTGCTGCAACTCTGTTTTGGCGCAATCACGGTACTGGGCGCCCGTATGGGAAGCGATATCATTGCGGTGAATGCCGTTCTTATGACGTTGCTGACCTTTACTGCCTATGCGCTGGACGGCTTTGCCTATGCGGTAGAAGCCCATTCGGGTCAGGCTTATGGCGCGCGGGACGGCAGCCAGCTACTGGACGTATGGCGGGCGGCGTGTCGCCAGTCGGGAATTGTGGCGCTGCTGTTTGCGCTGGTTTATGTGCTGGCGGGTGAGTACATCATCGCACTGCTGACTTCGCTGCCGCAGATTCAGCTTCTGGCCGATCGCTATCTTATCTGGCAGGTGATTCTGCCGTTGGTGGGCGTCTGGTGCTATTTGCTGGACGGTATGTTTATCGGGGCGACGCGGGCGGCTGAAATGCGTAACAGCATGGCTGTCGCCGCAGCCGGGTTTGCGCTCACCCTACTGACGATACCGCTGCTGGGG
- the malM gene encoding maltose operon protein MalM, whose product MKMKKSLVALCLSAGLLASAPGISLADVNYVPQNTSAAPAIPTAALQQLTWTPVDQSSTQSTQLSTGGQRLDVAGITGPVAAYSVPANIGELTLTLSSEVNKQTSVFAPNVLILDQNLTPSAFFPSSYFTYQAPGVMSADRLEGVMRLTPALGQQKLYVLVFTTNNDLQQTTTLLDPAKAYAKGVGNAVPDIPDPIARHTTDGLLKLKVKTNSSSSVLVGPLFGSSGPGPVTVGNTAAPATAYTAPAVAAPAPAPAKKSEPMLNDTESYFNNAIKDAVAKGDVDKALKLLDEAERLGSTSARSTFISSVKGKG is encoded by the coding sequence ATGAAAATGAAGAAAAGTCTCGTCGCCCTTTGTTTATCGGCGGGGTTGCTGGCAAGCGCACCAGGCATCAGCCTGGCGGATGTAAACTATGTTCCGCAAAACACCAGCGCAGCGCCTGCGATTCCGACCGCCGCACTACAACAACTCACCTGGACGCCTGTCGACCAGTCCAGTACGCAGTCCACACAGCTTTCTACCGGTGGTCAGCGGCTTGACGTCGCCGGTATTACAGGCCCGGTTGCCGCGTATAGCGTACCGGCGAACATCGGTGAGCTCACGCTGACATTGAGCAGCGAAGTTAACAAACAAACCAGCGTATTTGCACCGAACGTGCTGATTCTCGACCAGAACCTGACGCCTTCAGCGTTTTTCCCCAGCAGCTACTTTACCTACCAGGCCCCCGGCGTGATGAGCGCGGATCGTCTGGAAGGGGTGATGCGTCTGACGCCTGCGCTGGGCCAGCAGAAGCTGTACGTTCTGGTGTTTACCACCAATAACGATCTCCAGCAGACCACCACGCTGCTTGACCCGGCAAAAGCGTATGCGAAAGGCGTGGGTAATGCCGTCCCGGATATTCCCGATCCGATCGCGCGCCACACGACTGATGGCCTGCTGAAACTGAAAGTGAAAACCAACAGCAGCTCCAGCGTACTGGTTGGCCCGCTGTTTGGTTCTTCCGGTCCGGGACCGGTCACCGTCGGCAATACTGCGGCACCGGCGACCGCCTATACCGCACCAGCCGTTGCCGCGCCAGCGCCTGCCCCGGCGAAGAAAAGCGAGCCAATGCTGAACGACACGGAAAGCTACTTCAACAATGCGATTAAGGACGCGGTAGCGAAAGGTGACGTTGATAAAGCTCTGAAACTGCTTGATGAAGCCGAACGCCTGGGATCGACATCTGCCCGTTCCACGTTTATCAGCAGTGTAAAAGGCAAGGGGTAA
- the ubiC gene encoding chorismate lyase: MSHPALTQLRALRYFKEIPALDSRLLDWLLLEDSMTKRFEQEGKRVSVTLLREAFVGPHEVAEEVALLPVESRYWLREILLCADGEPWLAGRTVVPESTLCGPELALQNLGKTPLGRYLFTSSTLTRDFIEIGRDAALWGRRSRLRLSGKPLMLTELFLPASPLY, from the coding sequence ATGTCACACCCTGCGTTAACGCAACTGCGTGCGCTGCGCTATTTTAAAGAGATTCCTGCGCTGGATTCCCGGTTGCTCGACTGGTTACTTCTGGAAGATTCCATGACCAAACGTTTTGAGCAAGAAGGGAAACGGGTAAGCGTGACATTGCTTCGGGAAGCGTTTGTTGGTCCACATGAAGTGGCTGAAGAGGTGGCGCTGCTACCGGTCGAATCCCGCTACTGGTTACGTGAAATTTTGTTATGTGCAGACGGCGAACCCTGGCTTGCCGGGCGTACCGTCGTGCCTGAATCAACGTTGTGCGGCCCTGAGCTGGCCTTACAAAATCTGGGAAAAACGCCGTTAGGGCGCTACCTGTTTACATCATCAACGTTGACCCGAGATTTTATTGAGATTGGTCGTGATGCCGCACTGTGGGGGCGTCGTTCCCGCCTGCGTCTGAGCGGTAAGCCGCTGATGCTTACCGAGCTGTTTTTGCCCGCATCACCGTTGTATTAA
- the malE gene encoding maltose/maltodextrin ABC transporter substrate-binding protein MalE, translating into MKIKTGARILALSALTTMMFSASALAKIEEGKLVIWINGDKGYNGLAEVGKKFEQDTGIKVTVEHPDKLEEKFPQVAATGDGPDIIFWAHDRFGGYAQSGLLAEITPDQAFQDKLYPFTWDAVRYNGKLIAYPIAVEALSLIYNKDLVPNPPKTWEEIPALDKELKAKGKSALMFNLQEPYFTWPLIAADGGYAFKFENGKYDVKDVGVDSAGAKAGLGFLVDMIKNKHMNADTDYSIAEAAFNKGETAMTINGPWAWSNIDKSKINYGVTLLPTFKGKPSKPFVGVLSAGINAASPNKELAKEFLENYLLTDQGLDDVNKDKPLGAVALKSFQDQLAKDPRIAATMDNAQKGEIMPNIPQMSAFWYAVRTAVINAASGRQTVDAALKDAQGRITK; encoded by the coding sequence ATGAAAATCAAAACTGGCGCACGCATCCTCGCATTGTCCGCACTGACGACGATGATGTTTTCCGCCTCGGCTCTCGCCAAGATTGAAGAAGGTAAGCTGGTTATCTGGATTAACGGCGACAAAGGCTACAACGGCCTCGCTGAAGTGGGCAAAAAATTCGAACAAGACACCGGCATTAAAGTCACCGTTGAGCACCCGGACAAGCTGGAAGAGAAATTCCCTCAGGTTGCGGCCACCGGTGACGGCCCGGACATCATCTTCTGGGCGCATGACCGTTTTGGCGGCTACGCACAGTCTGGCCTGCTGGCTGAGATCACCCCGGACCAGGCGTTCCAGGACAAGCTCTATCCGTTCACCTGGGATGCGGTGCGTTACAACGGCAAGCTGATCGCCTACCCGATCGCGGTTGAAGCGCTGTCCCTGATTTACAACAAAGACCTCGTTCCGAACCCGCCGAAAACCTGGGAAGAGATCCCGGCGCTGGATAAAGAGCTGAAGGCGAAAGGTAAGAGCGCGCTGATGTTCAACCTGCAAGAACCGTACTTCACCTGGCCGCTGATTGCTGCCGATGGCGGTTACGCGTTCAAGTTTGAGAACGGTAAGTATGACGTGAAAGATGTCGGCGTAGACAGCGCAGGGGCGAAAGCCGGTCTGGGCTTCCTGGTCGATATGATCAAAAACAAACACATGAACGCCGATACCGATTACTCCATCGCGGAAGCCGCCTTTAACAAAGGCGAAACGGCGATGACCATCAACGGTCCGTGGGCGTGGTCAAACATCGACAAGAGCAAAATCAATTACGGCGTGACACTGCTGCCGACATTCAAAGGCAAACCGTCTAAACCGTTCGTTGGCGTGCTGAGCGCGGGCATTAACGCCGCCAGCCCGAACAAAGAGCTGGCGAAAGAGTTCCTCGAAAACTACCTGCTGACCGATCAGGGTCTGGACGACGTGAACAAGGACAAACCGCTGGGCGCGGTTGCGCTGAAATCCTTCCAGGATCAGTTAGCGAAAGATCCGCGTATCGCCGCCACGATGGATAACGCCCAGAAAGGCGAAATCATGCCGAACATTCCGCAGATGTCAGCCTTCTGGTATGCGGTTCGTACGGCAGTTATCAACGCTGCCAGCGGTCGTCAGACTGTCGACGCCGCGCTGAAAGACGCGCAGGGCCGTATCACCAAGTAA
- the plsB gene encoding glycerol-3-phosphate 1-O-acyltransferase PlsB: MSGWPRIYYKLLNLPLSVLVKSKSIPADPAPELGLDTSRPIMYVLPYNSKADLLTLRAQCLAHDLPDPLEPLEIDGTLLPRYVFIHGGPRVFTYYTPKEESIKLFHNYLDLHRSNPDLDVQMVPVSVMFGRSPGREKGEDNPPLRMLNGVQKFFAVSWLGRDSFVRFSPSVSLRRMADEHGTDKTIAQKLARVARMHFARQRLAAVGPRLPARQDLFNKLLASKAIARAVEDEARSKKISHEKAQQNAIALMEEIAANFSYEMIRLTDRILGFTWNRLYQGINVHNAERVRQLAHDGHEIVYVPCHRSHMDYMLLSYVLYHQGLVPPHIAAGINLNFWPAGPIFRRLGAFFIRRTFKGNKLYSTVFREYLGELFSRGYSVEYFVEGGRSRTGRLLDPKTGTLSMTIQAMLRGGTRPITLVPIYIGYEHVMEVGTYAKELRGATKEKESLPQMLRGLSKLRNLGQGYVNFGEPMPLMTYLNQHVPEWRESIDPIESIRPAWLTPTVNNIAADLMVRINNAGAANAMNLCCTALLASRQRSLTREQLTEQLDCYLSLLRNVPYAADSTVPAQSASELIDHALQMNKFEVEKDTIGDIIILPREQAVLMTYYRNNIAHMLVLPSLMAAIITQHRHISRDALMQHVDVLYPMLKAELFLRWEHDELASVIDALSSEMQRQGLIAVQNDELHINPAHSRTLQLLAAGARETLQRYAITFWLLSANPSINRGTLEKESRTVAQRLSVLHGINAPEFFDKAVFSSLVLTLRDEKYISDTGDAEPEQTMKVYQMLADLITSDVRLTIESATQGE, translated from the coding sequence ATGTCCGGCTGGCCACGAATTTACTACAAATTACTGAATTTACCATTAAGCGTGCTGGTAAAAAGCAAGTCTATTCCGGCAGATCCTGCCCCGGAGTTGGGGCTTGATACATCGCGCCCTATTATGTACGTATTGCCGTACAACTCCAAAGCAGACCTGCTGACGCTGCGCGCCCAGTGTCTGGCGCACGATCTTCCCGACCCGCTGGAGCCGCTGGAGATCGACGGAACGCTGCTGCCGCGTTATGTCTTTATTCACGGCGGGCCGCGTGTCTTCACCTATTACACGCCAAAAGAAGAGTCCATTAAGCTTTTCCACAACTATCTCGATCTCCACCGCAGCAATCCCGATCTGGATGTGCAAATGGTGCCGGTATCGGTGATGTTTGGCCGCTCTCCGGGGCGCGAAAAAGGAGAAGATAACCCGCCTTTACGTATGCTGAACGGCGTGCAGAAATTCTTTGCCGTCTCCTGGCTGGGACGCGACAGCTTTGTTCGTTTCTCGCCGTCCGTGTCTTTGCGCCGGATGGCTGACGAACACGGCACTGACAAGACAATCGCGCAGAAACTGGCGCGCGTGGCGCGTATGCACTTCGCCCGTCAACGTCTGGCGGCGGTCGGGCCGCGTCTGCCAGCCCGTCAGGATCTGTTTAACAAGCTGCTGGCTTCAAAAGCCATCGCTCGCGCCGTGGAAGATGAAGCGCGCAGCAAAAAAATCTCCCATGAAAAGGCGCAGCAAAACGCCATTGCGCTGATGGAAGAGATTGCCGCCAACTTCTCCTACGAGATGATCCGTCTGACCGACCGTATTCTGGGCTTTACCTGGAACCGTCTTTATCAGGGGATTAACGTCCATAACGCCGAGCGCGTTCGTCAGTTGGCGCACGACGGGCATGAAATTGTCTATGTGCCCTGCCACCGCAGCCATATGGACTATATGCTGCTTTCCTACGTGCTGTATCACCAGGGGCTGGTGCCGCCGCATATCGCTGCGGGCATCAACCTGAACTTCTGGCCGGCGGGTCCGATTTTCCGCCGTCTGGGCGCGTTCTTTATTCGTCGTACCTTCAAGGGCAACAAGCTCTACTCCACCGTTTTCCGTGAATACCTGGGCGAGCTGTTCAGCCGTGGTTACTCAGTCGAATATTTCGTCGAAGGCGGTCGATCGCGTACCGGTCGTCTGCTCGACCCGAAAACCGGCACGCTGTCGATGACCATTCAGGCGATGTTGCGCGGCGGCACGCGTCCTATCACGCTGGTGCCGATCTACATCGGCTATGAGCATGTGATGGAAGTGGGCACTTACGCCAAAGAGTTGCGTGGCGCGACGAAAGAGAAAGAGAGCCTGCCGCAGATGCTGCGCGGTTTAAGCAAACTGCGTAATCTGGGCCAGGGCTACGTCAACTTTGGCGAACCGATGCCATTGATGACTTACCTCAACCAGCATGTGCCGGAGTGGCGTGAATCCATCGATCCTATCGAGTCTATCCGCCCGGCCTGGCTGACACCGACGGTGAATAACATTGCCGCCGATCTGATGGTGCGCATTAACAACGCCGGTGCAGCCAACGCCATGAACCTGTGCTGCACCGCGCTACTGGCTTCCCGCCAGCGCTCTCTGACCCGTGAGCAGCTGACTGAACAGCTCGACTGCTATCTGAGTCTGCTGCGCAACGTGCCGTACGCGGCGGATTCTACGGTTCCTGCGCAGAGCGCCAGTGAACTGATCGACCACGCCTTGCAGATGAACAAGTTTGAGGTCGAGAAAGACACCATCGGCGATATCATCATTCTGCCGCGCGAGCAGGCCGTGTTGATGACCTACTATCGCAACAACATCGCGCATATGCTGGTTCTGCCTTCCCTGATGGCGGCCATCATTACCCAGCACCGCCACATCTCGCGTGACGCGCTGATGCAGCATGTTGACGTGCTCTATCCGATGCTGAAAGCGGAACTGTTCCTGCGTTGGGAACACGATGAGCTTGCCAGCGTGATTGACGCGCTGAGCAGTGAGATGCAACGTCAGGGGCTGATCGCCGTACAGAACGATGAGCTGCATATCAATCCGGCACATTCTCGCACGCTGCAACTGCTGGCGGCTGGCGCGCGCGAAACGCTGCAACGCTATGCCATCACCTTCTGGCTGTTGAGCGCGAATCCGTCGATCAACCGTGGTACGCTGGAAAAAGAGAGCCGCACGGTCGCGCAACGTCTTTCCGTTCTGCACGGCATTAACGCGCCGGAGTTCTTCGATAAAGCGGTGTTCAGTTCTCTGGTGCTGACTCTGCGTGATGAGAAATACATCAGCGATACCGGAGACGCCGAGCCTGAGCAGACGATGAAGGTGTATCAGATGTTGGCCGATTTGATCACGTCGGATGTGCGTCTGACCATTGAGAGCGCAACGCAGGGCGAGTGA
- a CDS encoding maltoporin: protein MMITLRKLPLAVAVAAGVMSAQAMAVDFHGYARSGIGWTGSGGEQQCFQATGAQSKYRLGNECETYAELKLGQEVWKEGDKSFYFDTNVAYSVAQQNDWEATDPAFREANVQGKNLIDWLPGSTIWAGKRFYQRHDVHMIDFYYWDISGPGAGIENIDLGFGKLSLAATRSQEAGGSYTFSSQDIYNSSKDTANDVFDVRLAGLETNPDGVLELGVDYGRANTTDDYRLADGASKDGWMFTAEHTQSMLKGYNKFVVQYATDAMTTQGKGIPQGSYGSTFDIGEGDDQLHYVDRYVNNNGKLWRILDHGAISLGDRWDLMYVGMFQKQDLDNDLGTDWWTVGVRPMFKWTPIMSTLLEVGYDNVKSQQTGDRNNQYKITLAQQWQAGDSIWSRPAIRLFATYAKWDEKWGYIKDGDNTLRYAASNNSGFNTTSRGDNDEWSFGAQMEIWW, encoded by the coding sequence ATAATGATTACTCTGCGCAAACTTCCTCTGGCGGTTGCCGTCGCAGCAGGCGTTATGTCTGCTCAGGCAATGGCAGTGGATTTTCATGGTTATGCTCGTTCCGGTATCGGCTGGACGGGTAGTGGCGGCGAACAACAATGTTTCCAGGCAACTGGCGCTCAAAGTAAATACCGTCTTGGTAACGAATGTGAAACCTATGCGGAATTGAAACTGGGTCAGGAAGTGTGGAAAGAAGGCGACAAGAGCTTCTATTTCGACACTAACGTGGCCTACTCCGTAGCGCAACAGAATGACTGGGAAGCAACCGATCCGGCGTTCCGTGAAGCCAACGTGCAGGGTAAAAACCTGATTGACTGGCTGCCAGGCTCCACCATCTGGGCGGGTAAGCGCTTCTATCAGCGTCATGACGTTCACATGATCGACTTCTACTACTGGGATATTTCTGGTCCTGGTGCGGGTATCGAAAACATCGACCTGGGCTTCGGTAAACTGTCTCTGGCAGCGACCCGCTCTCAGGAAGCCGGTGGTTCCTACACCTTCAGCAGCCAGGATATTTACAACTCTTCTAAAGACACCGCCAACGACGTCTTCGACGTGCGTTTAGCCGGTCTGGAAACGAACCCGGACGGCGTGCTGGAACTGGGTGTCGACTATGGTCGTGCAAACACCACTGACGATTATCGTCTGGCTGACGGCGCATCTAAAGACGGCTGGATGTTCACTGCTGAACATACCCAGAGCATGCTGAAGGGCTACAACAAGTTTGTGGTTCAGTACGCCACTGACGCGATGACCACGCAGGGTAAAGGTATTCCTCAGGGTTCTTACGGCTCGACTTTTGATATCGGCGAAGGCGACGATCAGCTCCATTATGTCGATCGTTACGTCAATAACAACGGTAAGCTGTGGCGTATTCTGGACCACGGGGCGATCTCTCTGGGCGACCGTTGGGACCTGATGTACGTCGGTATGTTCCAGAAACAGGACCTGGATAACGATCTGGGTACTGACTGGTGGACCGTAGGCGTTCGTCCGATGTTCAAATGGACGCCGATCATGAGCACCCTGCTGGAAGTCGGTTACGACAACGTCAAATCTCAGCAGACTGGCGATCGCAACAACCAGTACAAAATCACCCTGGCGCAACAATGGCAGGCTGGCGACAGCATCTGGTCCCGCCCGGCCATCCGTCTCTTCGCAACCTACGCGAAGTGGGATGAGAAATGGGGCTATATCAAAGATGGCGATAACACATTGCGTTATGCCGCATCGAATAACTCCGGCTTCAACACAACCAGCCGTGGCGACAACGATGAGTGGTCCTTCGGCGCCCAGATGGAAATCTGGTGGTAA
- the malK gene encoding maltose/maltodextrin ABC transporter ATP-binding protein MalK, which yields MASVQLRNVTKAWGDVVVSKDINLDIHEGEFVVFVGPSGCGKSTLLRMIAGLETITSGDLFIGEARMNDIPPAERGVGMVFQSYALYPHLSVAENMSFGLKLAGAKKEVMNQRVNQVAEVLQLAHLLERKPKALSGGQRQRVAIGRTLVAEPRVFLLDEPLSNLDAALRVQMRIEISRLHKRLGRTMIYVTHDQVEAMTLADKIVVLDAGRVAQVGKPLELYHYPADRFVAGFIGSPKMNFLPVKVTATAIEQVQVELPNRQNVWLPVESNGVQVGANMSLGIRPEHLLPSDIADVTLEGEVQVVEQLGHETQIHIQIPAIRQNLVYRQNDVVLVEEGATFAIGLPPERCHLFREDGSACRRLHKEPGV from the coding sequence ATGGCGAGCGTACAGCTGCGAAATGTAACGAAAGCCTGGGGTGACGTGGTGGTATCGAAAGATATCAATCTCGACATTCACGAAGGGGAATTCGTGGTGTTTGTCGGACCGTCAGGCTGCGGGAAATCGACCTTGCTGCGTATGATCGCCGGACTTGAAACCATCACCAGCGGAGATCTGTTCATTGGGGAAGCCCGTATGAACGACATCCCGCCCGCCGAACGCGGCGTGGGGATGGTTTTCCAGTCCTATGCGCTCTACCCCCACCTGTCCGTGGCAGAAAACATGTCTTTTGGTTTGAAGCTGGCGGGGGCCAAAAAAGAGGTGATGAATCAGCGTGTGAATCAGGTAGCGGAAGTGCTGCAACTGGCGCACCTGCTGGAGCGCAAGCCGAAAGCGCTCTCCGGCGGCCAGCGCCAGCGCGTGGCGATAGGCCGCACGCTGGTGGCGGAACCGCGCGTGTTCCTGCTTGATGAGCCGCTGTCTAACCTTGATGCCGCTCTGCGCGTGCAGATGCGTATCGAAATCTCCCGCCTGCATAAGCGTCTGGGCCGCACGATGATTTACGTCACCCACGATCAGGTCGAAGCGATGACGCTGGCCGACAAAATCGTGGTACTGGATGCCGGCCGCGTGGCGCAGGTCGGTAAGCCGCTGGAGCTGTACCACTATCCGGCGGATCGCTTCGTCGCGGGCTTTATCGGTTCCCCGAAAATGAACTTCCTGCCGGTGAAAGTCACCGCGACCGCTATCGAGCAGGTGCAGGTTGAGCTGCCGAACCGCCAGAACGTCTGGCTGCCGGTAGAAAGCAACGGCGTTCAGGTCGGGGCAAATATGTCGTTAGGTATTCGTCCAGAGCATCTGCTGCCCAGCGACATCGCCGATGTCACCCTGGAAGGCGAGGTTCAGGTCGTCGAACAACTTGGTCACGAAACACAAATTCATATCCAGATCCCCGCCATTCGTCAAAACCTGGTTTACCGCCAGAACGACGTGGTGTTGGTAGAAGAGGGTGCCACATTCGCTATCGGTCTGCCGCCAGAGCGTTGCCATCTGTTCCGTGAAGATGGTTCCGCATGCCGTCGGCTGCATAAGGAGCCGGGCGTTTAA
- the lexA gene encoding transcriptional repressor LexA, whose protein sequence is MKALTARQQEVFDLIRDHISQTGMPPTRAEIAQRLGFRSPNAAEEHLKALARKGVIEIVSGASRGIRLLLDEEEGLPLVGRVAAGEPLLAQQHIEGHYQVDPSLFKPNADFLLRVSGMSMKDIGIMDGDLLAVHKTQDVRNGQVVVARIDDEVTVKRLKKQGNKVELLPENSEFKPIVVDLREQSFTIEGLAVGVIRNGEWL, encoded by the coding sequence ATGAAAGCGTTAACGGCCAGGCAGCAAGAGGTGTTTGATCTCATTCGGGATCACATCAGCCAGACAGGTATGCCACCAACGCGTGCGGAGATCGCGCAGCGTTTGGGGTTCCGTTCCCCAAACGCCGCTGAAGAACACCTGAAAGCGCTGGCGCGTAAAGGGGTGATTGAAATTGTTTCCGGCGCATCGCGCGGTATTCGCCTGCTTCTGGACGAAGAAGAAGGGTTGCCGCTGGTCGGTCGCGTCGCCGCCGGTGAACCGCTGCTGGCGCAGCAGCATATCGAAGGCCATTATCAGGTCGATCCTTCGCTGTTTAAACCCAATGCTGATTTTCTGCTGCGTGTTAGCGGCATGTCGATGAAAGATATCGGAATTATGGACGGCGATCTGCTGGCAGTGCATAAAACCCAGGATGTCCGTAACGGCCAGGTGGTTGTGGCGCGTATTGACGATGAAGTCACGGTAAAACGCCTGAAAAAACAGGGCAATAAAGTTGAACTTTTGCCAGAAAATAGCGAATTTAAACCGATTGTGGTTGACCTGCGTGAGCAGAGCTTCACCATCGAAGGACTGGCGGTAGGCGTTATCCGTAACGGTGAATGGCTGTAA